One genomic window of Thermococcus indicus includes the following:
- a CDS encoding metal-dependent hydrolase, giving the protein MVKVRFLGHAAFLIEGSKRILIDPFLTGNPKAAAKPEELEADLILVTHAHGDHIGDAAAIARRTGAKIVAMYDIANYLVESESGITTIGMNYGPTEVDGVKIVQVPAWHSSSDGKYSIGSACGYIIELDGVKIYHAGDTFVFRDMELFAELYGPIDVALLPIGGHFTMGPREAAKAVEFLRPKKVVPMHYNTWPPISADPEEFRRLVGDKAEVVILEPGETLEL; this is encoded by the coding sequence ATGGTGAAGGTGAGGTTTCTGGGCCACGCTGCCTTTCTGATAGAGGGGAGCAAGAGGATTCTGATAGACCCGTTCCTGACGGGCAACCCGAAGGCCGCGGCGAAGCCGGAAGAGCTTGAGGCGGACCTGATACTCGTGACCCACGCACACGGCGATCACATCGGCGATGCGGCGGCGATAGCCAGGAGAACCGGGGCGAAGATAGTCGCCATGTACGACATAGCCAACTACCTCGTTGAGAGCGAGAGCGGCATAACGACCATCGGCATGAACTACGGTCCGACGGAGGTTGACGGGGTCAAGATCGTCCAGGTTCCGGCCTGGCACTCCAGCAGCGACGGCAAATACAGCATAGGAAGCGCTTGCGGTTACATAATAGAGCTCGATGGGGTTAAGATATACCACGCCGGCGACACATTCGTCTTCAGGGACATGGAGCTCTTCGCCGAGCTCTACGGGCCGATAGACGTTGCCCTGCTTCCCATAGGCGGCCACTTCACGATGGGACCGCGCGAGGCGGCTAAGGCGGTGGAGTTCCTGAGGCCGAAGAAGGTCGTGCCGATGCACTACAACACCTGGCCCCCGATTTCAGCCGACCCCGAGGAGTTCAGGAGGCTGGTCGGGGACAAAGCGGAGGTCGTAATCCTCGAACCCGGCGAAACCCTGGAGCTTTGA
- a CDS encoding sodium/proline symporter: protein MSGDSIVEGQTQILIVLVLYLSFLIGFGVYQGRKAKSGKDFAIAGRQLPGWIAALSERATGESAWALLGLPGFAYAAGLSAIWVAVGCVAGIIVAWTVFAGRLRREAEKYDATTFIDYIARRHSDAEKWIRILGSVTVVFFFFFYVGAQFLGGGKTLNALFGVDPKIGMLITAVIILPYTVLGGLKSVAYTDTVQAIVMILTLTIAPIVGLIYIANHPDVFAHSVSSALEMSGPEYSTILGGLVGGAAFVFVIAEFSWFFGYLGGMPQLSIRFMAIKDEKNAKLARNVGVSWTILAYIGALLIGWIGIAIFGPTGLEDQEAVMPQVMLKLFPPFIAAIFITGAIAAMLSTADSLLILSATELSENLLKPFVYKEEFDPKRSLKLSRITTVALGVIALVTAYLVPSKLIYTIVGYTWAGIGDTFSVIVIMTLFWKRFHGRAVPPTIVTGLLFTIFWISSGLEKVVSARLMTFIVTAVVAVIATYALKPKEAATTA from the coding sequence ATGAGCGGTGATTCAATAGTGGAGGGCCAGACTCAAATACTGATCGTTCTGGTTCTGTACCTTTCGTTTTTGATAGGGTTCGGAGTTTATCAGGGAAGGAAGGCAAAGAGCGGCAAGGACTTTGCCATCGCAGGCAGGCAGCTTCCGGGCTGGATAGCGGCGCTATCAGAACGCGCCACCGGTGAATCCGCTTGGGCTCTCCTGGGACTTCCCGGCTTCGCCTACGCCGCCGGTCTCTCAGCGATATGGGTCGCGGTTGGATGTGTGGCCGGTATCATCGTAGCCTGGACAGTCTTCGCCGGAAGGCTCAGGAGGGAGGCCGAGAAGTACGACGCGACAACGTTCATCGACTACATCGCCAGGCGCCACTCCGACGCCGAGAAGTGGATAAGAATCCTCGGCAGCGTTACCGTGGTGTTCTTCTTTTTCTTCTACGTCGGTGCCCAGTTCCTCGGCGGCGGAAAGACGCTGAACGCCCTCTTCGGCGTTGATCCAAAGATAGGAATGCTGATAACCGCGGTGATAATCCTGCCCTACACCGTCCTCGGAGGCCTCAAGAGCGTCGCCTACACCGACACCGTCCAGGCGATAGTCATGATACTCACCCTCACCATAGCCCCGATAGTGGGTCTCATATACATCGCCAACCACCCGGATGTTTTCGCCCACTCCGTTTCCAGCGCCCTAGAGATGTCCGGGCCAGAGTACTCCACGATCCTCGGCGGCCTCGTTGGTGGTGCGGCGTTCGTCTTTGTCATAGCCGAGTTCTCCTGGTTCTTCGGCTACCTCGGTGGAATGCCCCAGCTCAGCATCAGGTTCATGGCAATCAAGGACGAGAAGAACGCCAAACTCGCCAGGAACGTCGGCGTCAGCTGGACCATACTGGCATACATCGGTGCCCTCCTCATAGGGTGGATTGGAATAGCCATCTTCGGCCCGACCGGCCTCGAGGACCAGGAAGCGGTGATGCCCCAGGTTATGCTGAAGCTGTTCCCACCATTCATAGCCGCGATATTCATAACCGGTGCGATAGCGGCCATGCTCTCGACGGCTGATTCACTTCTCATACTCTCCGCCACCGAGCTCTCGGAGAACCTGCTCAAGCCCTTCGTCTACAAGGAGGAATTCGACCCCAAGAGGAGCCTCAAGCTTTCGAGAATCACCACCGTCGCCCTGGGTGTCATAGCACTCGTTACCGCCTACCTCGTGCCGTCAAAGCTCATCTACACCATCGTCGGCTACACCTGGGCAGGAATAGGCGACACCTTCTCGGTGATAGTCATAATGACGCTGTTCTGGAAGAGGTTCCACGGAAGGGCCGTCCCGCCGACCATCGTAACGGGGCTGCTGTTCACAATCTTCTGGATCAGCTCGGGGCTTGAGAAGGTCGTCTCGGCAAGGCTCATGACCTTCATCGTGACGGCGGTTGTTGCGGTGATAGCGACCTACGCCCTTAAACCCAAGGAGGCAGCCACCACCGCCTGA